The DNA window TACCATCACGTTTACCACAACTTCTTATTTGACGGCGACGCCGCGGTGGGCGCTGATTGTTATCATCGTGATCGCCTGTTTTTATAACGCATATCGAGGCATCGACTCGATTGCCAATACGGCGATGATTATTTGGCCGTTCGTCATCGTCTTCGGTTTTTTCGTCATGCTGTCGACCACTCCACATAAAGACTATTCGCTGCTCAAGCCGGTGCTTGAACACGGCGTGGCACCTGTGCTTCGCGGCATGACGTATGCTGGGGCGGGATATGCAGAAGTGATCGTTCTTTTGTTTCTCTCTCACCGGCTGCCTCGACCGTTTTCATGGAAAGCGCTCGCCGCCATCGCCTTCTTCACGGCCGGTCTGAGCATCGGGCCGACGATCGGGGCTATCACCGAATTTGGGCCGGAGCAGGCGACGCGTCTTCGCTATCCGGCGTTTGAACAATGGCGGATGGTTAGTTTAGGGACGTATATCGAACACGTGGATTTTCTATCGGTTTATCAGTGGTTGTCCGGCGCCTTTATTCGCATCTCCTTATCGACGGCGCTGATTGTGGAACTATTCCCGATCCGCCATTCGCAAACGCGCCGTTGGGTGCTTATCGTTCTCTACTTAGCGATCATATTGGCGACCCTGGCACCGGGCAGCGATGAACAATTTTTGCGTTTTGTCAAACATTGGGTGCTGCCCTCGTCACTGCTGTTTAGTCTTGCGTTGTCTGTTGTGTTAGGCAGCTTCGCTCTGTTGACATACCGTAAAAAGAAAAGAGGGATGGCATGATGAAACAGCTCATGCGTGCCGCCCAAGGCAAGCGGCTGAAAGATGATTACACGGGATTGGAAACTGTGATCATCTCCGAAGAGGCGTTACGGATAATGTACGCCAAATGCAGCGACGTCATCATGACAGAAGCGGCCGTTCCATCGCTGCTCCCTGACGGATCATCAAAAACTGTACACCTGTTATTTATCTATTGTGAAGAACTGTGCGATACGCAAATGTTGCAAAAGACCATCTATCCAATGTTCCACAAGCTTTGTGAACAGCATTCATGCCTTTCGTCCGCTGACATCGAAACACGCAAGCCGCCCGCACTCGAATACATGGGACACGAAGTGCGGATCGATGATCTCAACTTGAGACTGTTTAGCGGCGATTTGCTCATTTACTTTCGCGAAGCCGATGTCTTATACGCAATGCCGCTCGCCAGCCCGCCCAACCGCGACCCGGAGGAGCCGAACACAGAAGTGTCGATCCGCGGGCCAAAAGACGGATTCATTGAGGAAATCAGCAAAAACGTAGCTCTCATCCGCAAGCGGCTGCGCTCGCATCGACTCGTCTATGAGCCGTTCATCATCGGTACACGCAGCCAGACAAAAGTCGGGCTGCTCTATGTTGATGATATTGCGAACACAGCCATCATCGATGAGGTGAGAAGCCGTCTGCTCAGTTTATACATCGACTCGGTGACCAGCACCAACCAAATTGAGGAATGGCTATCCGACAGTCCGTTTTCTTTGTTTCCGATGTTCGGTTATACCGGACGGCCTGATTTTGCCGTCAATTCGCTCCTTAACGGCCGTTTTATCATCTTAGTGGATGGGGCGCCGACCGCCTTGATCGGGCCGGGCAATTTAACCTTTTTGCTGAACACATCGGAAGATAACAACACGTTTTTCCTGTTTGTTGTGTTTCAGCGTCTGCTTCGGCTGGTTGGTACGTCGGTTGCCATTTTTTTGCCGGGCGCCTGGGTCGCGCTCACCTCGTTCCATCCAGATCAGCTGCCGTTCACCTTGCTGGCGACGCTGATTTTGTCGCGCCAGGGGGTGCCGCTTCCGGTACCGCTGGAAATGTTTGTGATGATGATTTTGTTTGAAGTGTTTAAAGAAGCGGGAATGCGGCTGCCGATCGCCATCGGGCAGACGCTGTCGGTTGTTGGCGGCTTGATTATCGGACAAGCAGCGATCAACGCTGGACTTGCCGCCCCGGCCACACTCGTGATTGCCGCCATTTCTGTCATCTCGACATTTACGCTTGTCAATCAAAACATCGCCGGCAGCGTCACTTTGCTGCGCTTTATCGTTCTCACTTTCGCTTCCGTTCTTGGTTTGTTTGGGTTTATCTTGTCGCTGTTTCTCATTTTGACTTATGCGGTCAACTTGCGCACTTTCGGCATTCCGTATTTGACACCGCTGGCGCCGCCTTCAAAAGACATCGGGAAAGTATTTATTCCAAGCACATGGAAACAGTTTCACACGCGCGACCGCATTGTACGCCCCAATGATCTTATTGCGAAAGAGAGGGAACAAGAATGACGAAGCGACTCCTTCCCATCATCGCTTCCACCCTATGGCTTAGCGGCTGCTGGGACACGCGCAACATCGATCACATTGTCTATATTCATTCAATCGGGGTCGATTACAAAGATGGCCAAGTGATCGCCTACGTCCAGTTGGTCGGTTTCACCGCCCTCGCCAAAGTCGAAGCCGGGGGCGGCAAAGAAAAAGCGGCCGTTTCCATCGGCAAGGCGCTGGGCGAAACATTTAATATCGCTACCGACAAGATTTATCCTTCCATTCAACAAAGAGTGTCGTGGGGGCATGTCAAAAGCATTGTCTTTACGAAGCGCGCCTTGCAAAAAGACATTGTGGCCGATGTGATCGATGTGCTGAACCGTTACAATGAAATTCGCCATACGGCGTGGGTATACGCTACCGATGAGCCGCTTTCCGATTTGTTTGAAGCGACGCCGCTATTGAACGCTTCCTCCTATTATTCGCTTTTATCTAATCCGGAAGAAATTTTCCAACAAAGTTCGTTTATCCGTCCGATCCGTCTCAGCCGGTTGATCGCTGCGATGGATGAAAAAGCGGATAC is part of the Geobacillus sp. 46C-IIa genome and encodes:
- a CDS encoding spore germination protein, translating into MKQLMRAAQGKRLKDDYTGLETVIISEEALRIMYAKCSDVIMTEAAVPSLLPDGSSKTVHLLFIYCEELCDTQMLQKTIYPMFHKLCEQHSCLSSADIETRKPPALEYMGHEVRIDDLNLRLFSGDLLIYFREADVLYAMPLASPPNRDPEEPNTEVSIRGPKDGFIEEISKNVALIRKRLRSHRLVYEPFIIGTRSQTKVGLLYVDDIANTAIIDEVRSRLLSLYIDSVTSTNQIEEWLSDSPFSLFPMFGYTGRPDFAVNSLLNGRFIILVDGAPTALIGPGNLTFLLNTSEDNNTFFLFVVFQRLLRLVGTSVAIFLPGAWVALTSFHPDQLPFTLLATLILSRQGVPLPVPLEMFVMMILFEVFKEAGMRLPIAIGQTLSVVGGLIIGQAAINAGLAAPATLVIAAISVISTFTLVNQNIAGSVTLLRFIVLTFASVLGLFGFILSLFLILTYAVNLRTFGIPYLTPLAPPSKDIGKVFIPSTWKQFHTRDRIVRPNDLIAKEREQE
- a CDS encoding endospore germination permease, with translation MNGQTLSVLQVLCMVMLSVGLMNHVIVIPFMLEAAHRDAWIAALGALGGLLIWLPLLYFILKQLNGERLFDWLKNRFSSPVAYMVAGVSTIFLLLHSFVTLNDTITFTTTSYLTATPRWALIVIIVIACFYNAYRGIDSIANTAMIIWPFVIVFGFFVMLSTTPHKDYSLLKPVLEHGVAPVLRGMTYAGAGYAEVIVLLFLSHRLPRPFSWKALAAIAFFTAGLSIGPTIGAITEFGPEQATRLRYPAFEQWRMVSLGTYIEHVDFLSVYQWLSGAFIRISLSTALIVELFPIRHSQTRRWVLIVLYLAIILATLAPGSDEQFLRFVKHWVLPSSLLFSLALSVVLGSFALLTYRKKKRGMA